One region of Flavobacterium pisciphilum genomic DNA includes:
- the hisH gene encoding imidazole glycerol phosphate synthase subunit HisH, giving the protein MKIVIADYGMGNIKSIVSTLNYLGVGDIVISADFNVLNSADKIILPGVGSFGKAMAQIKENSLDKYLKEIVVEKGKPLIGICLGMQLLGNSSTEDGFTEGLGFVNAHCIKFDNTDLKVPHVGFNQLKIDNKLKIYDGLPSEADFYFTHSYKMVSEDEINQSYCNYGSDFIASFECNNIVGVQFHPELSQNNGLRLLKNFIEKF; this is encoded by the coding sequence ATGAAAATTGTTATAGCCGATTATGGTATGGGCAATATAAAGTCTATTGTCAGCACATTAAATTATTTAGGAGTTGGGGATATTGTTATTTCTGCTGATTTTAATGTTTTAAATAGTGCAGATAAAATAATTCTTCCTGGTGTTGGTTCATTTGGGAAAGCAATGGCACAGATAAAAGAAAATAGTCTAGATAAATATCTTAAAGAAATAGTTGTAGAAAAGGGAAAGCCTTTAATTGGAATTTGTCTTGGAATGCAACTTTTAGGAAACTCAAGTACTGAAGATGGTTTTACTGAAGGATTAGGTTTTGTCAATGCGCATTGTATAAAGTTTGATAATACAGACTTAAAAGTGCCACATGTAGGGTTTAATCAATTAAAAATTGATAATAAACTTAAAATATACGATGGACTTCCTAGTGAAGCTGATTTTTACTTTACTCACAGTTATAAAATGGTAAGTGAAGATGAGATAAATCAATCTTATTGTAATTATGGTTCAGACTTTATAGCAAGTTTTGAATGTAATAATATTGTAGGAGTGCAGTTTCATCCAGAACTTAGTCAAAATAACGGATTAAGATTATTGAAAAATTTTATTGAAAAATTTTAA
- a CDS encoding N-acetyl sugar amidotransferase — protein sequence MSEKKITWCKNCLNMSTRPRITFDDRGWCNACQWMEEKKQIDWSHRQKQLEELITKYKSKTGNFDCIVPVSGGKDGSYVAYMLKHKYGMNPLAVTVRPALSLPIGDQNLFNFIQSGYDHIHISPNPVVLDRLNKYGFIEKGFPYYGWLIAIMTACIKTAANFKIPLMFYGEDGEVEYGGSSESKNNPLYDIEYMKKIYLEGGHQIVFDRIREDGDISEADLAFFKFPTDEEVSQIGLSFTHWSYFEAWDSYRNYVVAKENCGLIEKEEGSVDTFTNFSQNDQALYTLHAYLMYLKFGFGRATQDAGIEIRRGSMTRDQALNLVKMYDNAYPYDLIDTFLEYYKMTKEEFDSVLDKYANKDLFEKIDGIWSPKFTPGEDFSI from the coding sequence ATGAGTGAAAAGAAAATAACTTGGTGTAAGAATTGTTTAAATATGTCTACAAGACCTCGAATTACATTTGATGATAGAGGTTGGTGTAATGCTTGTCAATGGATGGAAGAAAAGAAACAAATTGATTGGTCACACAGACAAAAACAACTTGAGGAGTTAATAACAAAATATAAATCTAAAACAGGGAATTTTGATTGCATTGTTCCTGTTAGTGGTGGTAAAGACGGCTCTTATGTAGCTTATATGTTAAAACATAAATATGGTATGAATCCATTGGCGGTTACTGTACGTCCTGCTTTATCTTTACCAATTGGAGATCAGAATCTCTTTAATTTTATTCAATCAGGTTATGATCATATTCATATATCTCCTAATCCTGTAGTATTAGACAGGCTGAATAAGTATGGTTTTATTGAAAAAGGTTTTCCTTACTATGGATGGTTAATTGCTATTATGACTGCGTGCATTAAAACGGCTGCAAATTTTAAGATACCATTGATGTTTTATGGTGAAGATGGTGAGGTTGAATATGGAGGTTCTAGTGAAAGTAAAAACAATCCTTTGTATGATATTGAGTATATGAAGAAAATATATTTGGAAGGTGGTCATCAAATTGTTTTTGATAGAATTAGAGAAGATGGAGATATTTCTGAAGCTGATTTGGCATTTTTTAAATTCCCTACAGATGAAGAAGTTTCGCAAATAGGACTTTCATTTACACATTGGTCATATTTTGAAGCTTGGGATTCTTATAGAAATTACGTTGTTGCAAAAGAGAACTGCGGATTAATTGAAAAAGAAGAAGGAAGTGTAGATACTTTTACGAATTTTTCACAAAATGACCAAGCTCTTTATACTTTACATGCTTATTTGATGTATTTGAAATTTGGATTTGGGCGAGCAACTCAGGATGCTGGAATTGAGATTAGAAGAGGCTCAATGACAAGAGACCAAGCACTAAATTTAGTAAAAATGTATGACAATGCATATCCTTATGATTTGATCGATACTTTCTTAGAATATTATAAAATGACTAAAGAAGAATTTGATTCTGTTTTAGATAAGTATGCAAATAAAGATTTGTTCGAAAAAATTGATGGTATTTGGTCTCCTAAATTTACTCCAGGAGAAGATTTTAGTATATGA
- a CDS encoding oxidoreductase produces MNNRLKNKIIIITGGNGLLGKAIITRLISEGAFCINFEINHDTNEDLSNVYCDITDSTSIDRALEIVFAKYKKIDGLVNNAYPRTKDWGNKFEDIALDSWRQNVDWQMNSYFYLTQKVASEMAIQKTGSIINMASIYGVVGADFNVYEGTTMTMPAAYSAIKGALVNFTRYVASYFGPQQVRVNTVSPGGIFDNQNEVFVSNYTKKVPMRRLGTPEDIAPTVAFLLSDDAKYITGQNLIVDGGWTAI; encoded by the coding sequence ATGAATAATAGATTAAAAAATAAAATAATTATAATTACAGGAGGAAATGGTCTTCTAGGTAAAGCAATCATTACTAGATTGATTTCTGAAGGTGCCTTTTGTATTAATTTTGAAATTAATCACGATACGAATGAAGATTTATCTAATGTTTATTGTGATATAACAGATAGTACCTCAATTGATAGAGCTTTAGAAATAGTTTTTGCAAAATATAAAAAAATTGATGGACTTGTAAATAATGCTTATCCAAGAACAAAAGATTGGGGAAATAAGTTTGAAGATATAGCTCTCGATTCTTGGAGACAAAATGTAGATTGGCAAATGAATAGTTATTTTTATTTAACGCAAAAAGTTGCTTCAGAAATGGCTATACAAAAAACAGGAAGTATAATAAACATGGCTTCTATTTATGGAGTTGTAGGTGCCGATTTTAATGTTTATGAAGGGACAACAATGACAATGCCTGCAGCTTATTCTGCAATAAAAGGGGCGTTAGTCAATTTTACAAGATATGTGGCATCTTATTTTGGACCGCAACAGGTTAGAGTGAATACTGTTTCTCCTGGTGGAATTTTTGATAATCAAAATGAGGTTTTTGTAAGCAACTATACTAAAAAGGTTCCCATGAGAAGGTTAGGAACGCCTGAGGATATTGCACCAACAGTTGCTTTTTTATTGTCAGATGATGCAAAATATATCACGGGACAGAATTTAATTGTCGATGGAGGCTGGACAGCCATTTAA
- a CDS encoding Gfo/Idh/MocA family protein: protein MKILIIGLGSIAKKHVSALKSMNINIAIYALRSNPNSQTEEGIENVYDIENLDFSFDFAIISNPTHLHFDFIEKLAKLYIPLFIEKPAVHRLQNIDKLIDFVEMKQVVTYVACNLRFHPCIEFLKNKLNKESLKINEVNVYCGSYLPDWRPNVDFKKVYSANVSMGGGVHLDLFHELDYVSWLFGMPNKSSSTLRNVSSLNIDAIDYANYILEYDTFTANVVLNYYRKKSKRVIELVCDNEILEVDLINSCITNDSKEIIFEATNFDVKNTYSYQLNYFINCLKENILPMNGLRESIEILKIVLKDE from the coding sequence ATGAAAATACTGATTATTGGTTTAGGATCAATAGCTAAAAAGCATGTTTCGGCTTTAAAAAGCATGAATATTAATATAGCAATTTACGCATTAAGATCAAATCCAAATTCACAAACTGAAGAAGGAATTGAAAATGTTTATGATATTGAAAATTTAGATTTTTCTTTCGACTTTGCAATTATTTCGAATCCAACTCATTTGCATTTTGATTTTATCGAAAAACTTGCAAAACTATATATTCCTTTATTTATTGAAAAACCAGCTGTACATAGATTGCAAAATATAGATAAATTAATTGATTTTGTAGAAATGAAACAAGTAGTTACTTACGTAGCTTGTAACTTAAGATTTCATCCATGTATTGAATTTTTGAAAAATAAATTAAATAAAGAAAGTCTAAAAATTAACGAAGTCAATGTTTATTGCGGTTCATATTTACCAGATTGGCGTCCTAATGTAGATTTTAAAAAAGTATATAGTGCCAATGTGTCAATGGGTGGTGGAGTCCATTTAGATTTATTTCATGAATTAGATTATGTTAGTTGGTTGTTTGGAATGCCTAATAAAAGTAGTTCTACTTTAAGAAATGTATCAAGCTTAAATATTGATGCTATAGATTATGCTAATTATATTTTAGAGTATGATACATTTACAGCAAATGTTGTATTAAATTATTACAGAAAAAAATCTAAAAGAGTAATTGAACTTGTTTGTGATAATGAAATTTTAGAAGTTGATTTGATTAATAGTTGTATTACTAATGATTCTAAAGAGATTATTTTCGAGGCTACTAATTTTGATGTAAAAAATACGTATAGTTATCAATTAAATTATTTTATTAATTGTTTAAAAGAAAACATACTTCCAATGAATGGCCTTAGAGAATCGATAGAAATATTAAAAATTGTCCTGAAAGATGAATAA
- a CDS encoding acylneuraminate cytidylyltransferase family protein, whose protein sequence is MKILITICARGGSKGIPGKNIKNINGKSLIGYSIELTQKIKGKFDAKVALSTDDEAIKNTAESFGVFTGYVRPDYLATDGAGKIDTIKDLLLYEESIINDKYDFVLDLDVTSPLRTLEDIEEALNLINANPEALNLFSVNPAARSPYFNMVEKNADGFYSLVKMNPDGSVMTRQSAPKVYDLNASFYWYRRSFFESGSKSAITDKSLIYEMDHVCFDLDHPIDFLFMEYLLQNNKLDFEL, encoded by the coding sequence ATGAAAATATTAATAACTATTTGTGCTAGAGGGGGGTCGAAAGGGATACCAGGCAAAAACATAAAAAATATTAATGGTAAATCCTTAATCGGTTATTCAATTGAATTAACCCAAAAAATAAAAGGAAAATTTGATGCAAAAGTTGCTTTGTCTACAGATGATGAGGCTATAAAAAATACTGCAGAATCATTTGGTGTTTTTACGGGTTATGTAAGGCCAGATTATTTGGCTACTGATGGAGCGGGCAAAATAGATACAATTAAAGATTTGTTACTTTATGAAGAATCTATAATAAACGATAAATATGATTTTGTTTTAGATTTAGATGTTACTTCTCCATTGCGAACTTTAGAGGATATTGAAGAAGCATTAAATTTAATAAATGCTAATCCTGAAGCATTAAATTTATTTTCTGTAAATCCAGCGGCGAGAAGTCCTTATTTTAATATGGTTGAAAAGAATGCAGATGGTTTTTACTCACTAGTTAAAATGAATCCAGATGGGAGTGTTATGACGAGGCAGTCTGCACCAAAGGTCTATGATTTGAATGCATCATTTTATTGGTATAGAAGATCTTTTTTTGAATCTGGATCAAAAAGTGCTATTACAGATAAATCATTAATTTATGAGATGGATCACGTATGTTTTGATTTAGACCATCCAATAGATTTTTTATTTATGGAATACCTGCTTCAAAACAATAAACTTGATTTTGAACTATGA
- a CDS encoding nucleotidyltransferase family protein — MRIYKDHLILSGSKIKQALLQFNELSQDAILFVVDSDDKLIGALTDGDVRRGLLKGFTIDCNVDEIIQDNPRYIIKGENNLKKIIEYREGDFRIVPVVDENHKVVNVINFRKIRSYLPIDAVIMAGGRGQRLQPLTDTVPKPLLKVGDKAIMEHNLDRLALFGIDDFWVSVKYLGEQIESHFGKGEDKNVKIEYVWENEPLGTIGAVSKIKNFEHDYILVTNSDLLTNIDYEQFFLEFIRQDADLAVLTIPYQVNIPYAVLETNNGSVKSFKEKPTYTYYSNGGIYLIKKKMLSFIPKDTFFNATDLMEELINKKLKVISFPFSGYWLDVGKHEDFEKAHIDINNIKF; from the coding sequence ATGAGAATTTATAAAGACCATTTAATTCTTTCAGGAAGTAAAATTAAACAAGCTTTACTTCAATTTAATGAGTTATCACAAGATGCGATACTTTTTGTCGTTGATAGTGACGACAAACTAATTGGTGCATTAACAGACGGAGATGTTAGACGAGGATTACTTAAAGGATTTACCATAGATTGCAATGTTGATGAGATTATTCAAGACAATCCACGATATATAATTAAAGGTGAAAATAATCTAAAAAAAATTATTGAATATCGAGAAGGTGATTTTCGAATAGTTCCAGTTGTTGATGAAAATCACAAAGTAGTTAATGTTATTAACTTTAGAAAAATTAGATCTTATCTACCAATTGATGCTGTTATTATGGCCGGAGGTAGAGGTCAGAGATTACAGCCGTTAACGGATACTGTTCCTAAACCACTTCTAAAAGTTGGGGACAAGGCAATTATGGAACATAATTTGGATCGTTTGGCTTTATTTGGAATAGATGATTTTTGGGTTTCAGTAAAATATTTAGGAGAACAAATAGAAAGCCATTTTGGAAAAGGTGAAGACAAGAATGTAAAAATCGAATATGTTTGGGAGAATGAACCATTAGGAACTATTGGTGCAGTTTCGAAAATAAAAAATTTTGAACATGACTATATTCTTGTAACAAATTCAGACTTGTTAACAAATATTGATTATGAACAGTTTTTTCTTGAATTTATAAGACAAGATGCAGATTTAGCTGTGTTAACTATTCCGTATCAAGTGAATATACCTTATGCTGTTTTGGAGACAAATAATGGATCAGTAAAAAGTTTTAAAGAAAAGCCGACTTATACTTATTATTCAAATGGAGGAATTTATTTAATAAAAAAGAAAATGTTAAGTTTTATACCGAAAGACACTTTTTTTAATGCAACAGATTTAATGGAAGAATTGATTAATAAAAAACTAAAAGTAATTTCTTTCCCATTTTCTGGTTATTGGTTAGATGTGGGAAAACATGAAGATTTTGAGAAAGCCCATATAGATATTAATAATATAAAATTTTAA
- the neuC gene encoding UDP-N-acetylglucosamine 2-epimerase: protein MRVGVLTSSRADYGIYLPLLQKMKNDSFFKMEIIAFGTHLSKSHGYTLNEITKDGYNCIHMISSLISNDDEQSITSSYGLTVLKFADFWQNYKYDLVFCLGDRFEMSAAVQAGIPFGIKFAHIHGGETTLGAIDNVYRHQISLASILHLTATDVFNKKVQSLLDSNENIFTTGSLSLNGIENFVPIERKSFFEKFDILDEDFILVTFHPETMSLKDNVLYAQEMGSALKKIAKDIFIVITMPNADTQGSIYREVIEKIELPNRILLIENFGKINYFSAMYYAKILLGNTSSGILEAASFGKFVVNVGDRQKGRLQSDNIINCEFKEEAIVSSVFKAISLKTYNGHNVYFESNAADNIIKITKNFYENL from the coding sequence ATGAGAGTAGGAGTATTAACTAGCTCAAGAGCAGATTACGGAATATATCTACCATTACTTCAAAAAATGAAAAATGATTCTTTTTTTAAAATGGAGATTATTGCGTTTGGTACACATTTGTCAAAAAGTCATGGCTATACATTAAATGAGATAACAAAGGATGGCTATAATTGTATTCACATGATTTCTTCATTGATTTCAAATGATGATGAGCAATCAATAACTTCTTCATATGGTTTGACTGTTTTAAAGTTTGCGGACTTTTGGCAAAATTATAAATATGATTTAGTATTTTGTTTAGGAGATCGCTTTGAAATGAGTGCTGCTGTACAGGCGGGTATCCCTTTTGGAATAAAATTTGCTCACATACATGGAGGTGAAACTACATTGGGAGCAATAGACAATGTTTATCGTCATCAGATTTCTTTAGCTTCAATTCTCCATCTTACAGCCACCGATGTTTTTAATAAGAAAGTTCAAAGCTTGTTAGATTCTAATGAAAATATTTTTACTACAGGATCTTTGAGTTTAAACGGAATTGAAAACTTTGTTCCTATTGAAAGAAAAAGTTTTTTTGAAAAGTTTGATATACTTGATGAAGATTTTATCTTAGTTACTTTTCATCCTGAAACAATGTCGCTAAAAGATAATGTGTTATATGCTCAAGAGATGGGGAGCGCATTGAAAAAAATCGCAAAAGATATATTTATTGTGATTACAATGCCCAATGCAGATACTCAAGGTTCAATTTATCGAGAAGTTATTGAAAAAATAGAATTACCTAATAGAATTTTGCTAATTGAGAATTTTGGAAAAATCAACTATTTTTCAGCAATGTATTATGCTAAAATATTATTAGGGAATACTTCAAGCGGAATTTTAGAAGCCGCTTCATTTGGAAAATTTGTTGTGAATGTTGGGGATAGGCAAAAAGGCCGATTGCAAAGTGATAATATTATAAATTGTGAGTTTAAAGAAGAGGCAATTGTCTCTTCGGTTTTTAAAGCTATTAGTTTAAAAACTTATAATGGTCATAATGTTTATTTTGAATCTAATGCAGCAGATAATATAATTAAAATTACTAAGAATTTTTATGAGAATTTATAA
- the neuB gene encoding N-acetylneuraminate synthase: MSKVIIIAEAGVNHNGDIQIAKKLIDAAVDAGVDYVKFQTFKADNLVSKSAKKANYQSVNINDGDDSQYAMLKKLELSHENHLELLSYCSERNINFFSTAFDIEGVKYLNSLGLTFFKIPSGEITNYPYLRAIALCRKPVVMSTGMCTEIEIKNALDVLIKFGLKKELISILHCNTEYPTPMKDVNLKAMLAIQKNFDVQIGYSDHTLGIEVPIAAVAMGARIIEKHFTLDRTLPGPDHVASLEPKELKEMVRAIRNIELAIGGDGEKVPSESETKNIIIARKSIFINRNLSKGHIITDDDIISLRPGDGISPMEWENIVGKILTTDKNEFDKLLFSDIQ; the protein is encoded by the coding sequence ATGAGTAAAGTAATTATTATTGCGGAAGCTGGCGTAAATCATAATGGGGATATACAAATAGCAAAAAAATTAATTGATGCTGCTGTAGATGCGGGTGTTGACTATGTCAAATTTCAAACTTTTAAAGCAGATAACTTAGTCAGTAAATCAGCTAAGAAAGCCAATTATCAAAGTGTTAATATTAACGATGGTGATGATTCTCAATATGCAATGCTAAAAAAATTAGAACTAAGCCATGAAAATCATTTAGAATTATTGTCTTATTGTTCTGAAAGAAATATTAATTTTTTTTCCACTGCATTTGATATTGAAGGAGTGAAATACTTAAATAGTTTAGGGCTTACTTTTTTTAAAATTCCAAGTGGAGAAATTACAAATTATCCTTATTTAAGAGCTATTGCTTTATGTAGAAAACCTGTTGTTATGTCAACAGGCATGTGCACTGAAATAGAAATCAAAAATGCATTAGATGTGTTAATTAAGTTTGGATTGAAAAAAGAATTGATTTCTATATTGCATTGTAATACAGAATATCCAACACCTATGAAAGATGTTAATCTTAAGGCTATGTTGGCAATACAAAAAAACTTTGATGTGCAAATAGGATATTCAGATCATACACTTGGTATTGAAGTGCCTATAGCAGCAGTTGCTATGGGGGCGAGAATAATTGAGAAGCATTTTACTTTGGACAGAACTTTACCCGGGCCAGATCATGTAGCTTCTCTTGAACCAAAGGAATTAAAAGAGATGGTAAGAGCAATTCGTAATATAGAGTTAGCGATAGGAGGTGATGGTGAAAAAGTGCCAAGCGAAAGCGAAACTAAGAATATTATAATTGCCAGAAAAAGTATTTTTATTAATAGGAATTTATCAAAAGGACATATTATTACGGATGATGATATTATTTCATTGAGGCCAGGAGATGGAATTTCTCCAATGGAATGGGAAAATATAGTTGGTAAAATTCTGACAACTGATAAAAATGAGTTTGATAAACTTTTATTTTCGGACATTCAATGA
- a CDS encoding acetyltransferase, translating to MSDKSVILIGYSGHAYVVAETVLENGFEIIGYSDKEEAGSDPYNLVYLGFERENDFIGWLKEIPFVLGIGDNKLRQNIANLIEGKGKEIQTTIHKTAHISINAIIGTGSFINKNVSVNSLVRIGKNVILNTGCIIEHECVLQDAVHVAPGAVLAGNVTIGERTFVGANSVIKQGVIIGKDVIIGAGSVIISNIPDGKKVVGNPGRII from the coding sequence GTGTCAGATAAATCAGTTATTCTTATTGGGTATTCAGGACATGCTTATGTAGTTGCTGAAACAGTTTTAGAGAATGGTTTTGAAATTATCGGATATTCTGATAAAGAGGAAGCTGGTTCTGATCCTTATAATCTAGTTTACTTAGGATTTGAAAGAGAAAATGATTTTATTGGGTGGTTGAAAGAAATTCCTTTTGTACTTGGAATTGGAGATAATAAGTTGAGACAAAATATCGCAAATTTGATTGAAGGTAAAGGAAAAGAAATTCAAACGACTATACATAAGACTGCTCATATTTCAATAAATGCTATAATAGGTACAGGTAGTTTTATAAATAAAAATGTATCTGTTAATTCACTTGTAAGAATTGGTAAAAATGTAATTTTGAATACGGGTTGTATTATTGAACATGAATGTGTTTTACAGGATGCTGTTCATGTTGCACCAGGTGCAGTTCTTGCTGGTAATGTTACTATTGGTGAAAGAACATTTGTGGGAGCTAATTCAGTAATAAAGCAAGGAGTAATTATTGGTAAGGATGTTATAATTGGAGCTGGATCCGTTATTATTTCTAATATTCCGGATGGAAAAAAAGTGGTAGGAAATCCAGGTAGAATAATATAA
- a CDS encoding LegC family aminotransferase, whose translation MSDFNSVISFIKAQYKTDNFIPLHVPHFGGNEKKYLIETIDSTFVSSVGAYVDKFEIMMQSITQTEKAVAVVNGTAAIQVALRLIGVKAGDEVLTQALTFVATANAIAYLNATPIFLDVDLDTMGLSPKAVSLFLEENGDLREDGCYNKKTGKRISACLPMHTFGFPVHVDELIAICDTWKIPVIEDAAESLGSEYKGKPTGSFGKLGTFSFNGNKIVTSGGGGVIVSNDLKLGERAKYLTTTAKIPHPYEYVHDEMGYNFRMPNLNAALACAQLEQLNSFLENKRVLAKEYESFFATNGVKFRTETPETKANYWLMCVELDSKVDRDLFLEGTNANGVMTRPIWQLMYRLPMYANCQRDEQINAEFLEERIVNIPSSVR comes from the coding sequence ATGTCAGATTTTAATTCAGTTATTTCGTTTATTAAAGCACAATATAAAACTGATAATTTTATTCCGTTGCATGTTCCTCATTTTGGTGGAAACGAAAAAAAATATTTAATAGAAACTATTGATTCTACATTTGTATCTTCTGTTGGTGCTTATGTTGATAAATTTGAAATAATGATGCAAAGCATCACTCAGACTGAAAAAGCTGTGGCTGTTGTAAATGGTACAGCTGCAATTCAAGTAGCTCTGCGGTTAATAGGCGTGAAAGCGGGAGATGAAGTACTTACGCAAGCTTTGACATTTGTCGCAACAGCTAATGCAATTGCGTATCTAAATGCAACTCCAATTTTTCTGGATGTTGATTTAGATACAATGGGGTTGTCTCCTAAAGCAGTTTCTTTATTTCTTGAAGAGAATGGAGACTTAAGGGAAGATGGTTGTTATAATAAAAAAACTGGAAAAAGAATAAGTGCTTGTTTGCCAATGCATACATTTGGATTCCCAGTACATGTAGATGAGTTAATCGCAATTTGTGATACTTGGAAAATTCCAGTGATTGAAGATGCTGCTGAATCATTAGGGAGTGAATATAAAGGGAAACCAACTGGTAGTTTTGGGAAATTAGGAACTTTTTCATTTAATGGAAACAAAATAGTAACTAGTGGAGGTGGAGGTGTTATTGTTTCTAATGATCTTAAATTAGGAGAAAGAGCCAAGTATTTAACTACTACTGCAAAAATTCCGCACCCTTATGAATATGTTCATGATGAAATGGGGTATAATTTTCGAATGCCAAATCTAAACGCAGCTTTAGCTTGTGCACAATTGGAACAGTTGAATAGTTTTTTAGAAAATAAAAGGGTATTAGCAAAAGAGTACGAATCTTTTTTTGCTACTAACGGTGTGAAATTTAGAACAGAAACACCAGAAACCAAAGCAAATTATTGGCTGATGTGTGTGGAGTTAGATAGCAAAGTTGATAGAGATTTGTTTTTAGAAGGAACTAATGCTAATGGAGTAATGACCCGACCTATATGGCAATTAATGTATCGTTTACCTATGTATGCAAATTGTCAAAGAGACGAACAGATTAATGCCGAATTTTTAGAAGAACGAATTGTAAATATACCTAGTAGTGTCAGATAA